The Nocardioides panzhihuensis genome has a segment encoding these proteins:
- the icmF gene encoding fused isobutyryl-CoA mutase/GTPase IcmF: protein MADLHVPTHPIRLVTASSLFDGHDASINIMRRIFMSQGCEVIHLGHNRSVQEVVDAALEEDAHGVAVSSYQGGHVEYFEYLAESLREAGADHIKVVGGGGGVIVPAEIKRLREAGVTIFSPEDGQKMGLVGMINSVVADCDFDLWDTKAVSADSVVSGDRFAIARAITGAEAGRLPEGVLATLKTTAADRHTPVLGITGTGGSGKSSLTDELVRRFRVDQQDKLRIAVIAVDPTRRKGGGALLGDRIRANSLDGDRVFFRSLATRGAHEVPEHLADVIDVVKAAGFDLVIVETPGIGQGDAAIVPFVDTSLYVMTPEFGAASQLEKIDMLDFAETVAINKFERRGAKDAMRDVGRQLVRNREAFGKQPSEMPVFGTSAATFNDDGVTALYQHLRDDLAGRGLPISEGILARVDVRYSSGIRQVVPTDRARYLAEITEAVRGYHAQTDRLAEAARRVQRLEIVQGELVAADRETSDVEDLLESAHRDLPHEVTDQIKAWPTVVDSYSGHEQVVKVRDREIHTPLTRESLSGNQIPRVSLPRFTDHGELVRFWRRENLPGYFPYTAGVFPFKRDGEDPARMFAGEGDPARTNRRFKILSQDGDATRLSTAFDSVTLYGRDPDPRPDIYGKVGTSGVSVATLDDMKVLYDGFDLVSPSTSVSMTINGPAPTVLAFFLNTAIDQQVDRFVDREGRQPSEAERDELVAYAMANVRGTVQADILKEDQGQNTCLFSTEFSLRMMADIQEWFIERQVRNFYSVSISGYHIAEAGANPISQLAFTLANGFTYVEAYLARGMDIDDFAPNLSFFFSNGMDPEYSVLGRVARRIWAITMKEKYGANDRSQKLKYHVQTSGRSLHAQEMDFNDIRTTLQALIAIYDNAQSLHTNAYDEAVTTPTEESVRRALAIQLIINREWGLAMNENPLQGSFIIDELTDLVENAVLAEFDRINERGGVLGAMETGYQRGRIQDESMLYEHRKHDGSLPIIGVNTFVKPDSDASPAEIELARATEAEKKSQLHRVLQFQETHRAEATEAITRLKEAAVAGTNVFAVLMDAARVCSLQQVTEAFFEVGGQYRRNV from the coding sequence ATGGCTGACCTTCACGTGCCCACCCATCCGATCCGTCTCGTCACGGCGTCGAGCCTGTTCGACGGTCACGATGCCTCGATCAACATCATGCGGCGGATCTTCATGAGCCAGGGCTGCGAAGTGATCCATCTCGGCCACAATCGGTCCGTGCAGGAGGTCGTCGACGCCGCACTCGAGGAGGACGCCCATGGCGTAGCGGTGTCGTCGTACCAGGGTGGGCATGTGGAGTACTTCGAGTACCTCGCCGAGTCCCTCCGCGAGGCAGGCGCGGATCACATCAAGGTCGTGGGCGGAGGCGGCGGAGTCATCGTGCCCGCCGAGATCAAGCGCCTCCGGGAGGCGGGAGTCACGATCTTCTCCCCCGAGGACGGGCAGAAGATGGGCCTGGTCGGCATGATCAACTCCGTCGTCGCCGACTGCGACTTCGATCTGTGGGATACCAAGGCCGTCAGTGCGGACAGTGTCGTCTCGGGCGACCGGTTCGCCATCGCTCGTGCAATCACTGGCGCCGAGGCCGGCCGGCTGCCCGAGGGCGTCCTCGCCACCCTCAAGACGACCGCGGCCGATCGTCACACGCCTGTTCTCGGAATCACAGGCACTGGCGGGTCAGGCAAGTCGTCGTTGACCGACGAACTGGTTCGCCGCTTCAGGGTGGACCAGCAGGACAAGCTCCGCATCGCGGTCATCGCCGTCGATCCGACCCGACGCAAAGGCGGCGGCGCGCTCCTCGGCGATCGGATCCGGGCCAACTCCCTCGACGGCGACCGCGTCTTCTTCCGTTCCCTGGCGACCCGTGGCGCCCACGAGGTGCCCGAGCACCTCGCCGACGTGATCGATGTCGTCAAGGCTGCCGGGTTCGATCTGGTGATCGTGGAGACGCCCGGTATCGGTCAAGGTGACGCGGCGATCGTGCCTTTCGTCGACACCAGTCTCTACGTCATGACTCCCGAGTTCGGTGCTGCCTCGCAGCTGGAGAAGATCGACATGCTCGACTTCGCCGAGACCGTCGCGATCAACAAGTTCGAGCGCCGCGGGGCCAAGGACGCGATGCGGGACGTCGGCCGGCAGCTGGTACGCAACCGTGAGGCCTTCGGGAAGCAGCCTTCCGAGATGCCCGTCTTCGGCACCTCGGCCGCAACGTTCAACGACGACGGCGTGACCGCGCTCTACCAGCATCTTCGCGACGACCTCGCCGGTCGTGGGCTGCCGATCTCCGAGGGCATCCTCGCCCGCGTCGACGTACGGTACTCCTCCGGAATTCGCCAGGTCGTGCCCACCGACCGTGCGCGCTACCTAGCCGAGATCACTGAGGCCGTCCGCGGTTACCACGCCCAGACCGATCGGCTCGCCGAGGCGGCACGACGAGTTCAGCGGTTGGAGATCGTGCAAGGCGAGCTCGTCGCCGCCGACCGCGAGACCTCCGACGTCGAGGACCTCCTCGAATCCGCGCACAGGGACCTGCCTCACGAGGTCACCGACCAGATCAAGGCGTGGCCGACGGTGGTGGACTCCTACTCAGGTCACGAGCAGGTCGTGAAGGTACGCGACCGCGAGATCCACACTCCCCTGACCCGTGAATCCCTGTCGGGCAACCAGATCCCGCGAGTCTCGCTCCCGCGCTTCACCGACCACGGCGAGCTCGTTCGCTTCTGGCGTCGCGAGAACCTGCCGGGCTACTTCCCGTACACGGCTGGGGTGTTCCCGTTCAAGCGCGACGGCGAGGACCCGGCACGGATGTTTGCCGGCGAGGGTGACCCGGCACGCACCAACCGCCGTTTCAAGATCCTGAGCCAGGACGGCGACGCGACCCGTCTGTCCACCGCGTTCGACTCGGTCACCCTCTACGGGCGCGACCCGGATCCGCGGCCGGACATCTACGGCAAGGTCGGTACGTCGGGAGTCAGCGTCGCCACGCTCGACGACATGAAGGTGCTCTACGACGGCTTCGACCTCGTCTCCCCCTCCACCTCGGTGTCGATGACCATCAACGGGCCGGCCCCGACCGTGCTGGCGTTCTTCCTCAACACAGCCATCGACCAGCAGGTCGACAGGTTCGTCGATCGGGAGGGCAGGCAGCCGTCCGAGGCGGAGCGCGACGAGCTCGTTGCGTACGCCATGGCGAACGTCCGCGGGACCGTGCAGGCCGATATCCTCAAGGAGGACCAGGGCCAGAACACCTGCCTGTTCTCCACCGAGTTCTCTCTGCGGATGATGGCCGACATCCAGGAGTGGTTCATCGAGCGGCAGGTCCGCAACTTCTACTCGGTGTCGATCTCCGGCTATCACATCGCAGAAGCCGGCGCGAACCCCATCAGCCAGCTTGCGTTCACCCTCGCCAACGGCTTCACCTACGTCGAGGCCTACCTCGCCCGGGGGATGGACATCGACGACTTCGCGCCCAACCTGTCCTTCTTCTTCTCCAACGGCATGGACCCCGAATACTCCGTCCTCGGCCGCGTCGCCCGCCGCATCTGGGCGATCACGATGAAGGAGAAGTACGGCGCCAACGACCGCTCTCAGAAGCTGAAGTACCACGTGCAGACCTCAGGCCGGTCCCTGCACGCGCAGGAGATGGACTTCAACGACATCCGCACCACGCTGCAGGCACTGATCGCGATCTACGACAACGCCCAGTCGCTGCACACCAACGCCTACGACGAGGCGGTGACGACACCCACCGAGGAGTCGGTACGCAGAGCGTTGGCGATCCAGCTCATCATCAACCGCGAGTGGGGACTCGCCATGAACGAGAACCCGCTCCAGGGTTCGTTCATCATCGACGAGCTCACCGACCTGGTCGAGAACGCGGTGCTCGCCGAGTTCGACCGAATCAACGAGCGTGGTGGCGTGCTAGGTGCGATGGAGACCGGCTACCAGCGCGGCCGCATCCAAGATGAGTCGATGCTCTACGAGCATCGCAAGCACGATGGGTCACTGCCCATCATCGGCGTCAACACCTTCGTCAAGCCCGACTCCGACGCATCCCCGGCAGAGATCGAGCTAGCGCGCGCCACCGAGGCCGAGAAGAAGTCGCAGCTGCACCGCGTGCTGCAGTTCCAGGAAACGCACCGCGCGGAAGCCACAGAGGCCATCACACGACTCAAGGAGGCGGCCGTCGCCGGGACCAACGTGTTCGCCGTCCTCATGGACGCCGCCCGAGTGTGCTCGCTCCAGCAGGTGACCGAAGCGTTCTTCGAGGTCGGCGGGCAGTACCGCCGCAACGTGTGA
- a CDS encoding 3-hydroxybutyryl-CoA dehydrogenase, which yields MNGFNRIGVVGAGLMGAGIAEVAARAGKDVVLIDANPAAAEAGRDRLKGSLERAEQRGKITDAAEVLKRITVSSNLEALADRDLVIEAIIEDEATKTTLFTQIDAIVTDPEAVLASNTSSIPIMKLAVATERPAQVIGLHFFNPVPVLSLVELVPSLLTAPATTDRVREFVEKDLGKHPIDSQDRAGFVVNALLIPFVLSAIRMLESGFATAEDIDQGLVRGAAHPQGPLALADLIGLDTTKAVAESLYEEFKEPLYAPPPLLARMVDAGLLGRKTGRGFYHY from the coding sequence ATGAACGGGTTCAACCGCATCGGCGTCGTCGGCGCCGGACTGATGGGTGCCGGCATCGCCGAGGTCGCCGCGCGCGCCGGCAAGGACGTCGTCCTCATCGACGCCAACCCAGCGGCCGCGGAGGCCGGCCGCGACCGCCTGAAGGGCTCCCTCGAACGAGCAGAGCAGCGCGGCAAGATCACCGACGCCGCCGAGGTGCTGAAGCGCATCACCGTCAGCAGCAACCTCGAAGCACTCGCCGACCGCGACCTGGTCATCGAGGCGATCATCGAGGACGAAGCCACCAAGACGACGCTGTTCACCCAGATCGATGCCATCGTCACCGACCCCGAGGCCGTACTGGCCTCCAACACCTCCTCCATCCCGATCATGAAGCTCGCCGTCGCCACCGAGAGGCCCGCGCAGGTGATCGGGCTGCACTTCTTCAACCCGGTCCCCGTGCTCTCCCTCGTCGAGCTCGTACCCAGCCTGCTGACCGCACCGGCCACCACCGACCGGGTGCGGGAGTTCGTCGAGAAGGACCTCGGCAAGCACCCCATCGACTCCCAGGACCGGGCCGGCTTCGTGGTCAACGCACTGCTGATCCCGTTCGTGCTCTCCGCGATCCGGATGCTGGAGTCCGGTTTCGCCACGGCCGAGGACATCGACCAGGGCCTCGTACGCGGCGCCGCCCACCCCCAGGGACCGCTGGCGCTCGCGGACCTCATCGGGCTGGACACGACCAAGGCCGTGGCCGAGTCGCTCTACGAGGAGTTCAAGGAGCCGCTCTACGCCCCGCCGCCGCTCCTCGCCCGGATGGTCGACGCCGGTCTGCTGGGCCGCAAGACCGGCCGCGGCTTCTATCACTACTGA
- a CDS encoding acyl-CoA dehydrogenase family protein — MTDDFPYLELADHHLDLREAVRGIAENKIAPYAAEVDAAARFPTEAYDALVASGFHAPHVPEAYGGEGADSLATCIVIEEIARVCASSSLIPAVNKLGSLPLILAGSEELNQRYLPPLAAGTSAFSYALSEREAGSDTASMKTRAVRDGDHWVLSGQKSWISNAGISDYYTVLAVTDPDGRRGSNVSAFVVEKSDEGFTVGAPEKKLGIKGSPTCELIFDAVYLPADRIIGEPGTGLQLALRTLDHTRITIAAQAVGIAQGALDHALAYVQERQQFGKHIADFQGIQFMLADMAMKLEAARQLVYIAAAKSQRHASDLPFFGAAAKCFASDTAMEITVDAVQLLGGAGYTQDFPLERMMRDAKITQIYEGTNQIQRLVMARQLLGTPVR; from the coding sequence ATGACCGACGACTTTCCCTACCTCGAGCTCGCCGACCACCACCTCGATCTGCGCGAGGCCGTGCGTGGGATCGCGGAGAACAAGATCGCTCCGTACGCCGCAGAGGTCGATGCCGCCGCGAGGTTCCCGACCGAGGCGTACGACGCGCTCGTCGCCTCCGGGTTCCACGCTCCGCACGTGCCCGAGGCGTACGGCGGCGAGGGCGCGGACTCCTTGGCGACCTGCATCGTCATCGAGGAGATCGCGCGGGTGTGCGCCTCGTCCTCCCTGATCCCAGCGGTCAACAAGCTCGGCAGCCTCCCGCTGATCCTCGCCGGATCCGAGGAGCTCAACCAGCGCTACCTGCCACCGCTCGCAGCAGGCACCTCCGCGTTCTCGTATGCCCTGTCCGAGCGCGAAGCCGGCTCCGACACCGCCTCCATGAAGACCCGCGCCGTCCGCGACGGTGACCACTGGGTGCTGAGCGGACAGAAGTCATGGATCAGCAACGCCGGCATCTCCGACTACTACACCGTCCTCGCCGTCACCGACCCTGACGGTCGACGCGGGTCCAACGTGAGTGCCTTCGTCGTGGAGAAGAGCGACGAGGGGTTCACCGTCGGCGCGCCCGAGAAGAAGCTGGGCATCAAGGGCTCCCCCACCTGCGAGCTGATCTTCGACGCCGTCTACCTGCCCGCCGACCGCATCATCGGCGAGCCCGGCACCGGCCTCCAGCTCGCCCTCCGCACCCTGGACCACACCCGCATCACCATCGCCGCCCAAGCCGTCGGCATCGCCCAAGGCGCCCTCGACCACGCCCTGGCCTACGTCCAGGAACGCCAGCAGTTCGGCAAACACATCGCCGACTTCCAAGGCATCCAGTTCATGCTCGCCGACATGGCGATGAAGCTCGAGGCTGCCCGCCAGCTCGTCTACATCGCCGCCGCCAAGTCCCAACGGCACGCCAGCGACCTGCCCTTCTTCGGAGCGGCCGCCAAATGCTTCGCCAGCGACACCGCCATGGAGATCACCGTCGACGCCGTCCAGCTCCTCGGCGGAGCCGGCTACACCCAGGACTTCCCCCTCGAACGCATGATGCGCGACGCCAAGATCACCCAGATCTACGAAGGCACCAACCAGATCCAGCGCCTCGTGATGGCGCGCCAGCTGCTCGGCACGCCAGTTCGCTGA
- a CDS encoding NDMA-dependent alcohol dehydrogenase, with product MKTIAAVVYETGKPIEIEELDLDGPQAGEVLIRYTHAGLCHSDVHIAHGDLEARLPMVLGHEGAGVIEEVGPGVTRVKVGDHVVCSFIPNCGTCRYCASGQQSICDMGATILEGYLPGERFPISGPRGQYGAMCMLGTFSQYGVIHQNSCIKVDDDLPLEKAVLVGCGVPTGWGAAVNTANVKAGDTVAVYGIGGIGINAVQGARLSGAKNIVAIDPLENKREKAMELGATHAFASAEEAQDKIVELTRGQGADSAILTPGILTSEIVASGFNAIGKGGTVVVTGLNKLGEQTIELPGSILTLFRKTIKGSLFGDCNPTVDIPKILGLYQSGDLKLDEIITRTYRLDQVNEGYDDLLAGKNVRGVVVHEH from the coding sequence GTGAAGACCATCGCCGCCGTCGTCTATGAGACCGGAAAGCCGATCGAGATCGAAGAACTCGACCTCGACGGGCCCCAGGCCGGGGAAGTCCTGATCCGCTACACGCACGCCGGGCTGTGCCACTCCGACGTGCACATCGCCCATGGCGATCTCGAAGCGCGGCTCCCGATGGTGCTGGGCCACGAGGGTGCTGGCGTCATCGAGGAGGTCGGCCCCGGGGTCACGCGCGTCAAGGTCGGCGACCACGTCGTCTGCTCGTTCATCCCCAACTGCGGCACCTGTCGCTACTGTGCCAGCGGCCAGCAGTCGATTTGCGACATGGGAGCCACCATACTCGAGGGCTACCTGCCCGGCGAGCGCTTCCCCATCTCAGGGCCACGCGGCCAGTACGGTGCCATGTGCATGCTCGGCACGTTCAGCCAGTACGGCGTCATCCACCAGAACTCCTGCATCAAGGTCGATGATGACCTGCCGCTCGAGAAGGCAGTCCTCGTGGGCTGCGGTGTGCCGACCGGCTGGGGCGCGGCCGTCAACACCGCCAACGTCAAGGCTGGTGACACCGTCGCCGTCTATGGCATCGGCGGCATCGGCATCAACGCCGTCCAGGGCGCACGACTGTCGGGAGCCAAGAACATCGTGGCCATCGACCCCCTGGAGAACAAGCGGGAGAAGGCGATGGAGCTCGGCGCGACGCACGCCTTCGCCAGTGCCGAGGAGGCCCAGGACAAGATCGTCGAGCTCACACGCGGCCAGGGCGCCGACTCCGCGATCCTGACACCGGGGATTCTGACCTCGGAGATCGTCGCCAGCGGCTTCAACGCCATCGGCAAGGGCGGCACCGTGGTCGTGACCGGGCTGAACAAGCTCGGCGAGCAGACCATCGAGTTGCCCGGCTCGATCCTGACCCTGTTCCGCAAGACAATCAAGGGCAGCCTCTTCGGCGACTGCAACCCCACCGTCGACATCCCCAAGATCCTCGGCCTCTACCAGAGCGGCGACCTCAAGCTGGACGAGATCATCACCCGCACCTACCGCCTCGACCAGGTCAACGAGGGGTACGACGACCTCCTCGCCGGCAAGAACGTGCGCGGCGTCGTGGTTCACGAGCACTGA
- a CDS encoding vWA domain-containing protein, whose product MSLATDPNLRSQVRRLAPRLILDQTRRGMPKSSGISKRRIRPAMDGGDIDLDRSMDRVLSARAEGRSARLDELLVSDWSKPGLALCLVIDRSGSMNGARLTTAAVAAAACASLAPRENAVITFASQIDVLKPMNERRSASETVASILTLRGHGTTSLAAALEQARSQLIKAEARRKVTLLLSDCRATEEVGVASAASNLQELIILAPGDDLEAVEQLARVSGAAWGAIESVLDVPRLLNRLMADERV is encoded by the coding sequence ATGTCGTTGGCGACTGACCCGAACCTTCGCAGCCAGGTACGTCGACTGGCTCCTCGGCTGATCCTGGATCAGACGCGACGTGGCATGCCGAAGTCATCGGGGATCTCGAAGCGGCGCATCCGCCCAGCCATGGACGGCGGCGACATCGACCTCGACCGATCGATGGACCGGGTGCTGTCAGCGCGTGCCGAAGGCCGCAGTGCCCGGCTTGACGAGCTCCTCGTCAGCGACTGGTCGAAGCCCGGCCTCGCACTGTGCCTGGTGATCGACCGATCAGGCTCGATGAACGGTGCCCGTCTGACCACAGCGGCGGTGGCAGCCGCCGCCTGTGCCAGCCTGGCTCCCAGGGAGAACGCGGTGATCACCTTTGCCTCCCAGATCGACGTGCTCAAGCCGATGAACGAACGTCGATCGGCCAGCGAGACGGTGGCCTCGATCCTGACCCTGCGCGGCCATGGGACGACCTCGCTCGCTGCCGCGCTCGAGCAGGCCCGCTCACAATTGATCAAGGCCGAGGCCCGGCGCAAGGTCACCCTGCTCCTGTCGGACTGCCGAGCCACCGAGGAGGTCGGCGTCGCGTCAGCGGCCTCGAACCTCCAGGAGCTGATCATCCTGGCTCCGGGCGACGACCTGGAGGCAGTAGAGCAGTTGGCTCGTGTCTCAGGAGCCGCCTGGGGCGCGATTGAAAGCGTGCTCGATGTGCCGAGGCTGCTCAACCGATTGATGGCGGACGAACGCGTCTAG
- a CDS encoding TetR family transcriptional regulator — MSEKPRAATTKDRLVAAAFELFEERGFDATTAEDIARRAGVGRTTFFRTFGSKDDVIFPEHDLLLGRIDQRLAAATPAARPLALSEATRVVLRHYLDEGELARARYRLIGSVPALRARETGGIQQYQRLFARWLREWMSDLPDGQLRADLLAADLVAAHNFVLRRWLRGQTSEPENEFDQAMRVALERYQPSGLEPSSAVVVLRTSATPAAIQAQLQPLLDNEAR; from the coding sequence ATGAGCGAGAAGCCTCGAGCGGCGACGACGAAGGACCGTCTGGTCGCCGCGGCGTTCGAGCTGTTCGAAGAACGGGGATTCGACGCGACGACCGCCGAGGACATCGCGCGCCGTGCCGGGGTGGGGCGTACGACGTTCTTCCGCACGTTCGGGTCCAAGGACGACGTGATCTTCCCTGAGCACGACCTGCTGCTCGGTCGCATCGACCAGCGTCTGGCGGCGGCGACTCCGGCTGCTCGGCCGCTCGCGCTGAGTGAAGCGACTCGCGTGGTGCTGCGTCACTATCTGGACGAAGGGGAGCTGGCGCGTGCCCGGTACCGCCTGATCGGATCGGTGCCAGCTCTTCGCGCTCGCGAGACGGGTGGGATCCAGCAGTACCAGCGGCTGTTCGCGCGCTGGCTACGGGAGTGGATGTCCGATCTGCCTGATGGGCAGCTTCGTGCAGACCTCTTGGCAGCTGACCTCGTGGCTGCGCACAACTTCGTGCTTCGACGATGGCTCCGGGGTCAGACGTCGGAACCCGAGAACGAGTTCGACCAGGCGATGCGAGTAGCCCTCGAGCGCTATCAGCCCTCAGGACTCGAGCCGTCCTCAGCCGTGGTCGTTCTGCGCACCTCGGCCACGCCCGCCGCCATCCAGGCCCAGCTGCAGCCCTTGCTCGACAACGAAGCTCGTTGA
- a CDS encoding AAA family ATPase translates to MNAALIAAKGATMPLVAPVAAVARADEAQILEAALLSGAHVLLEGPPGTGKSTLLRQVARDREIPFVLVEGNAELTPARLIGHFDPALVLERGYAPEIFEDGPLLEAMRSGGLLYVEELNRIPEETLNVLLAAMSEKEITVPRLGRVVAAAGFGLVAAMNPFDAVGTARVSSALYDRTCRISMGYQSAEAERDIVAMHSPGIDAAWRSKVVVLVRASREHDALEWGSSVRGAIDIARIAVELAQLRGVAVDDWHVGLAAAKVSLSGRIRLHDSTGRSPEDVVREMYERVFGPEPTDDSTHDSDPEGSPGEP, encoded by the coding sequence ATGAACGCCGCACTGATAGCTGCCAAGGGTGCGACGATGCCACTCGTCGCGCCCGTGGCCGCGGTTGCCCGCGCGGACGAGGCTCAGATCCTCGAAGCCGCACTGCTCAGTGGCGCCCATGTGCTCCTCGAGGGCCCGCCCGGCACCGGCAAGTCCACCCTGCTGCGTCAGGTTGCTCGCGATCGTGAGATCCCGTTCGTCCTCGTGGAGGGCAATGCGGAGCTCACGCCGGCTCGTCTCATCGGGCACTTCGACCCGGCGCTGGTTCTGGAGCGCGGCTATGCGCCCGAGATCTTCGAGGACGGGCCGCTGCTCGAGGCGATGAGGAGCGGCGGGCTGCTCTACGTCGAGGAGCTCAACCGCATTCCCGAGGAGACGCTCAACGTGCTCCTCGCCGCGATGTCCGAGAAGGAGATCACCGTACCCCGTTTGGGACGCGTGGTCGCAGCTGCCGGCTTCGGCCTCGTCGCGGCCATGAACCCCTTCGACGCAGTGGGCACCGCCCGAGTCTCCAGCGCCCTGTATGACCGCACGTGCCGCATCTCGATGGGATACCAGTCCGCCGAGGCAGAACGCGACATCGTCGCCATGCACTCCCCCGGCATCGATGCGGCCTGGCGGAGCAAGGTGGTGGTCCTCGTTCGTGCCTCCCGCGAGCACGACGCCCTTGAATGGGGTTCGTCCGTGCGAGGGGCCATCGACATCGCCCGCATCGCGGTGGAGCTGGCCCAGCTCCGTGGGGTGGCCGTCGACGACTGGCACGTCGGCCTCGCCGCGGCCAAGGTTTCCCTCAGCGGACGGATCCGACTCCACGACTCCACGGGCCGCAGCCCCGAGGACGTGGTGCGGGAGATGTACGAGCGCGTCTTCGGGCCGGAGCCGACAGACGACTCGACACACGACTCCGACCCCGAGGGGTCGCCGGGGGAACCCTGA
- a CDS encoding MarR family winged helix-turn-helix transcriptional regulator, protein MRDDRDPIREAHHQWVRHDWADAADGMAMVTSIARVQQLLMERIDAVLRPLDLTFARFEILRLLSFSRSGPMPMTRLGSLLQVHPTSVSSAVERLVRQGYVERLRRDDDRRVILASLTRNGHDVVEEATAGLNEQVFARPGLDSDDVVRLTELLGHLRAASGDHVDYLARD, encoded by the coding sequence ATGCGAGACGACCGAGACCCCATTCGCGAGGCGCACCACCAGTGGGTGCGTCACGACTGGGCCGACGCCGCCGATGGCATGGCGATGGTGACGTCGATCGCACGTGTTCAGCAGCTGCTCATGGAACGCATCGACGCCGTACTGCGGCCCCTCGACTTGACCTTCGCGCGTTTTGAGATCCTACGGCTCCTGTCGTTCTCACGCTCGGGCCCGATGCCAATGACGCGCTTGGGATCACTCCTCCAGGTGCACCCCACCAGCGTGTCCAGTGCGGTCGAGCGGCTCGTTCGCCAAGGATACGTCGAGCGCCTCCGGCGAGACGACGACCGGCGGGTCATCCTCGCTTCCCTCACCCGCAACGGCCACGACGTGGTCGAGGAAGCCACCGCGGGTCTCAATGAGCAGGTGTTTGCTCGCCCCGGGCTCGACAGCGACGACGTCGTCCGCCTCACCGAGCTCCTCGGGCACCTACGGGCCGCCTCTGGCGACCACGTCGACTACCTGGCGAGGGACTGA